One genomic window of Methanofastidiosum sp. includes the following:
- a CDS encoding response regulator, with protein MVKILLVDDNQDFLDILKQGLSSHQVLLANDGLEGVETYKKEEPDVVIMDIKMPVMDGIKATKEILKFNPNAIVIGGTAYTELQKDMFDAGAKFVLIKPFSIDSIEKIIEKYVLKKRPKTGYYK; from the coding sequence ATGGTAAAAATTCTGCTCGTTGATGATAATCAAGATTTTTTAGATATATTAAAACAAGGTCTTTCTAGTCATCAGGTATTACTTGCAAATGATGGATTAGAAGGTGTAGAAACATACAAAAAAGAGGAGCCTGATGTTGTTATAATGGATATTAAAATGCCAGTAATGGATGGCATCAAAGCAACAAAGGAAATATTAAAGTTTAATCCTAATGCCATTGTCATAGGTGGAACCGCCTACACAGAGCTACAAAAAGACATGTTTGACGCAGGTGCTAAATTCGTTCTTATAAAACCATTTTCAATTGATTCAATAGAAAAAATAATAGAAAAATATGTTTTAAAAAAGAGGCCTAAGACAGGATACTATAAATAG
- a CDS encoding Lrp/AsnC family transcriptional regulator, with translation MDELDIQILSILEKDSRMKNTEIAKKLSVSEGSIRRRIDNLVETGIIKNFTVEVSTNFGFISLVLLNTHTQESTDEIVKQIMKIEGVKRVYETTGEWDVVAYVLCNSPKEFNIIIENIRKLKGVNKSTSLTVLNVL, from the coding sequence ATGGATGAACTAGATATACAAATATTGTCAATCTTAGAAAAAGATTCTAGAATGAAGAATACTGAGATAGCAAAAAAATTATCTGTTTCAGAAGGATCTATCCGAAGAAGAATTGATAATCTAGTTGAAACAGGTATAATCAAAAATTTCACAGTTGAAGTTTCTACAAATTTTGGATTCATTTCATTAGTTCTATTAAATACCCACACCCAAGAATCAACTGATGAGATTGTAAAACAGATCATGAAAATCGAAGGGGTAAAAAGAGTGTATGAGACAACTGGAGAATGGGATGTTGTAGCATATGTGTTATGCAATTCACCAAAAGAGTTTAATATCATTATAGAAAATATCAGAAAGCTTAAAGGAGTTAACAAATCAACTAGTTTAACAGTCTTAAACGTATTATAG
- the lysW gene encoding lysine biosynthesis protein LysW, translating into MSECPECSCVIEIENPEVGDIVECPECGIELEIISLDPLVLEIAPEEEEDWGE; encoded by the coding sequence ATGTCAGAATGTCCAGAATGTAGTTGCGTTATTGAAATAGAAAATCCAGAAGTTGGGGATATCGTAGAGTGCCCAGAGTGTGGAATAGAGCTTGAAATAATAAGCCTAGACCCATTAGTACTCGAAATTGCTCCCGAAGAAGAAGAGGATTGGGGAGAATAA